The Terriglobia bacterium genome has a window encoding:
- a CDS encoding aspartate--ammonia ligase, with product MAVKKADLAGPGIGDYAELEKILPNDYRSLLTPRETQKAIFAAKNYIEENLCKELDLMMVTVPLIVDVESGVNDLLDRDGSRTPIQFHISNDYDKHPVDAQVVQAATKWKRVALRQFDCKLGEGICTDMRAVRKDYFLDHDHSCYVDQWDWERVIRPEQRNLAFLKEVVGRIWKVLVGAERFVQEMFPKLKDPRYPNLPEKLTFLHAEEILEMFPDLPRKQRETQVLQQYPAIFIIGIGWPLADGLPHENRAADYDDWVTDTRHETGKNTHGLNGDILVWNHVTKRRHELTSMGIRVNAETLKQQLELSNLTDFLKFPYHQAIVRNEIPLSIGGGIGQARTLMTLLRKAHLGEVSVTVWPKILKDMCAKKNIFVLE from the coding sequence CTGGCTGTCAAAAAGGCCGACCTCGCCGGACCGGGCATCGGCGACTACGCCGAACTGGAAAAGATCCTGCCCAATGATTACCGCTCGCTGCTGACGCCGCGCGAAACCCAGAAAGCGATCTTCGCCGCCAAGAACTACATCGAGGAAAACCTCTGCAAGGAACTCGATTTAATGATGGTCACCGTGCCGCTGATTGTGGACGTGGAAAGCGGCGTCAACGACCTGCTGGACCGCGACGGCTCGCGCACTCCCATCCAGTTCCACATTTCCAACGATTACGACAAGCACCCCGTGGATGCGCAGGTGGTGCAGGCGGCGACGAAGTGGAAACGCGTGGCCCTGCGGCAGTTCGACTGCAAACTCGGCGAGGGCATTTGCACCGACATGCGCGCCGTGCGCAAGGACTACTTCCTCGATCACGACCATTCCTGCTACGTGGATCAGTGGGACTGGGAGCGTGTCATCCGGCCGGAGCAGCGCAACCTCGCGTTTCTGAAGGAAGTCGTCGGCCGCATCTGGAAAGTGCTGGTCGGGGCGGAGAGATTCGTCCAGGAGATGTTCCCCAAGCTCAAGGACCCGCGCTATCCCAACCTGCCGGAAAAGCTGACCTTCCTGCACGCGGAAGAAATCCTGGAGATGTTTCCCGACCTGCCGCGCAAGCAGCGTGAAACCCAGGTGCTGCAGCAATACCCGGCGATTTTCATCATCGGCATCGGGTGGCCGCTCGCCGACGGCCTGCCGCACGAGAACCGCGCCGCCGATTACGACGACTGGGTCACCGACACGCGCCATGAAACCGGCAAGAACACGCACGGGCTCAACGGTGACATCCTGGTGTGGAACCACGTGACCAAGCGGCGTCACGAACTGACGTCCATGGGAATCCGGGTGAACGCCGAGACGCTGAAGCAGCAGCTCGAGTTGTCGAACCTGACCGATTTCCTGAAGTTCCCTTATCACCAGGCGATCGTCAGAAACGAGATACCGCTGTCCATCGGCGGCGGCATCGGGCAGGCGCGCACCCTGATGACCCTGCTGCGCAAGGCGCACCTGGGCGAGGTCAGCGTGACCGTGTGGCCGAAGATCCTGAAAGACATGTGCGCGAAAAAGAACATCTTCGTGCTGGAATAA
- a CDS encoding PDZ domain-containing protein, with translation MRNWLCCAFILSFAILVQAQKPLLLHKPAASASQLVFSYGDDLWSAPRDGGPAHPLTTGAGTKTDAAISPDGKWIAYTGTYEGNADVYVMPASGGVPARLTFHPAADVVVGWTPDSKQVLFRSSRNSYAGFDRLFTIGLEGGLPHEIPLPEGVMGSFSPDGKQLAYVPVWNWQPGRAWKNYRGGRTARVWIAQLSDSSVIEIPRDNNSNDFDPLWIGEKIYFLSDRSGPVTLFVYDTRSKKVEQVLPPTSDIKCASAAPGEIVYEQLGSLRRLDLRSGKSAAINVEVAGDLPSLRPHYVKAGDHIQNYAISPTGVRAVFEAHGEVFSVPADKGDIRNLTNTTAAAERDPAWSPDGKWIAYFSDESGEYALHLRSQDGTELKKIGLGEPPTFYYGPRWSPDSKKIAYYDKRLNLWYVDLAKGAPVKVDTDYYEGPFHSLDPAWAPDSKWIAYTKQLPSHMRAVFVYSLESGKAQQITDGMSDARYAAFDRDGKYLYFTASTNVGPTNGWLDLSSFARPVTRSVYVVVLRKDLPSPIAPQSDEEKAAAESKPEDKPAGVAMQASGSEEKGAASDEKTADRKPKQPVIVKIDFENIDQRILALPIPARNYAGLEAGASGMIYLGERPVVPTAGPGGVSTTVYRFELEPRKTTKLLDGVTAFALSFDGKKMLYRQGIGEHAKWLIAGVPPPSKSGEPPSAAAEQGPRIAGMPLKLDDMEVYVDPRAEWQQEYREVWRIERDFFYDPNLHGVNLTAAEKHYAPYVEAAASRADLDYVFTDMLGEMSVGHMNVRPPQPPRSTQPKTGLLGADYRIENGRYRFAKIYQGENWNPELRAPLTEPGVNVKEGDYLLEVAGRELKGSDNLFSFFQATAGKSVVIKVGSDPGGKGARTATVVPIDNETNLRSRAWIDANRRKVEELGGGRVAYVYLPDTAVGGYTYFNRYFYAQINAQGAVLDERFNRGGQAADYIIDNLRKPLMNYWFTREGHPFTTPVGSIFGPKVMVINMYAGSGGDALPWYFRHEKIGPLVGTRTWGGLVGIYDYPPLMDGGSVTAPRVAFYNPQGEWDVENAGVPPDYEVPFDPAAWRLGRDPQLEKAVDLVLDQLKKSPRKSVDHQPFPNYHPTKGTAAGGVR, from the coding sequence ATGAGGAACTGGCTGTGCTGTGCATTCATACTTTCCTTCGCAATCCTGGTCCAGGCACAGAAGCCGTTGCTGCTGCACAAACCGGCGGCCAGCGCGTCGCAACTGGTATTCAGTTACGGGGACGATCTTTGGAGCGCACCTCGCGACGGTGGCCCGGCTCACCCGCTCACCACTGGCGCCGGAACCAAGACCGACGCAGCGATCTCTCCCGACGGCAAATGGATCGCCTACACCGGCACCTATGAGGGCAATGCGGACGTCTACGTGATGCCGGCGAGCGGCGGCGTGCCGGCACGGCTGACTTTTCATCCCGCCGCCGACGTGGTGGTCGGCTGGACGCCCGACAGCAAGCAAGTCCTGTTCCGCTCTTCGCGCAACAGCTACGCCGGATTCGACCGCCTGTTCACGATTGGGTTGGAGGGCGGGCTGCCGCATGAAATTCCGCTGCCGGAAGGCGTGATGGGATCGTTCTCACCCGACGGCAAGCAGTTGGCGTACGTGCCGGTGTGGAACTGGCAGCCGGGGCGCGCTTGGAAGAACTACCGCGGCGGGCGCACAGCGCGCGTCTGGATCGCACAATTGTCCGATTCCAGCGTCATCGAAATTCCTCGCGACAACAATTCCAACGACTTCGATCCGCTCTGGATCGGCGAGAAGATTTACTTCCTCTCCGACCGCAGCGGCCCCGTCACCCTGTTCGTGTACGACACGCGCAGCAAGAAAGTGGAGCAGGTGCTGCCGCCGACCTCCGATATCAAGTGCGCCTCGGCCGCGCCGGGGGAAATCGTGTATGAGCAGCTCGGTTCGTTGCGCCGGCTTGACCTGCGCAGCGGCAAATCAGCGGCGATCAACGTCGAGGTGGCCGGCGACCTGCCCAGCTTGCGGCCGCATTATGTGAAAGCCGGCGACCACATTCAAAATTACGCCATTTCGCCGACCGGGGTGCGCGCCGTTTTCGAAGCCCACGGGGAAGTCTTCAGCGTTCCGGCGGACAAGGGCGATATTCGCAACCTGACCAATACCACGGCCGCGGCCGAGCGCGACCCGGCGTGGTCGCCCGACGGCAAGTGGATTGCCTACTTTTCCGACGAGAGTGGCGAGTACGCGCTGCACCTGCGTTCGCAGGACGGCACGGAACTGAAGAAGATCGGATTGGGCGAGCCGCCGACGTTTTACTACGGGCCCAGGTGGTCGCCCGACAGCAAGAAAATTGCGTATTACGACAAGCGGCTCAACCTCTGGTACGTGGACTTGGCGAAGGGCGCGCCGGTGAAGGTGGACACCGATTATTACGAAGGTCCGTTCCACTCGCTGGACCCGGCGTGGGCGCCCGACAGCAAGTGGATCGCCTACACAAAACAACTTCCCAGCCACATGCGCGCGGTGTTCGTGTACTCGCTGGAGAGCGGCAAGGCGCAGCAGATCACCGACGGCATGAGCGACGCGCGCTATGCCGCCTTCGACCGCGACGGCAAGTATCTGTACTTCACCGCCAGCACCAATGTCGGGCCGACCAATGGCTGGCTCGATCTCTCCAGCTTCGCGCGTCCGGTGACGCGCAGCGTGTACGTCGTCGTATTGCGCAAGGACCTGCCGTCGCCGATTGCGCCGCAGAGCGATGAAGAGAAAGCGGCGGCGGAATCGAAGCCGGAGGACAAACCAGCCGGTGTCGCCATGCAGGCGTCAGGCAGCGAAGAAAAGGGCGCCGCGAGCGATGAGAAAACCGCGGACAGGAAGCCCAAGCAGCCGGTGATCGTCAAGATCGATTTCGAGAACATTGACCAGCGCATCCTGGCTCTGCCCATCCCGGCGCGCAATTACGCCGGGCTGGAGGCGGGCGCCAGCGGCATGATTTATCTGGGAGAGCGGCCCGTGGTGCCGACCGCCGGCCCGGGAGGCGTAAGCACGACGGTGTACCGCTTTGAGCTGGAGCCGCGCAAGACCACCAAGCTGCTCGACGGCGTGACCGCGTTCGCGCTTTCTTTCGACGGCAAAAAGATGTTGTACCGGCAGGGCATCGGGGAGCACGCCAAGTGGCTGATCGCCGGCGTGCCGCCGCCCAGCAAGTCGGGCGAGCCGCCGAGTGCCGCTGCCGAGCAAGGCCCGCGGATCGCCGGCATGCCGCTCAAGCTCGACGACATGGAGGTCTACGTCGATCCGCGCGCCGAGTGGCAGCAGGAGTATCGCGAAGTGTGGCGCATCGAGCGCGACTTCTTCTATGACCCCAACCTGCATGGCGTGAACCTGACCGCGGCGGAGAAACACTACGCGCCTTACGTCGAGGCCGCCGCCAGCCGCGCCGATCTCGACTATGTCTTCACCGATATGCTCGGCGAAATGTCGGTGGGGCACATGAACGTGCGCCCGCCGCAGCCGCCTCGTTCCACGCAGCCCAAGACGGGGCTGCTCGGCGCCGATTACAGGATCGAGAATGGCCGGTACCGTTTCGCGAAAATCTACCAAGGCGAGAACTGGAACCCCGAACTGCGCGCGCCGCTCACCGAGCCGGGTGTCAACGTCAAAGAAGGTGACTACCTGCTGGAGGTGGCGGGACGCGAGCTGAAGGGATCGGACAACCTTTTCAGTTTCTTCCAGGCGACCGCGGGCAAGTCGGTGGTCATCAAGGTCGGCAGCGATCCCGGCGGCAAGGGCGCGCGCACCGCCACCGTCGTGCCCATTGATAACGAAACCAACCTGCGCAGTCGCGCTTGGATTGACGCCAACCGCCGCAAGGTCGAAGAACTGGGCGGCGGGCGCGTGGCCTACGTCTATCTTCCCGACACGGCCGTGGGCGGCTACACCTATTTCAACCGCTACTTCTACGCGCAGATTAACGCCCAGGGCGCGGTGCTGGACGAGCGCTTCAATCGCGGCGGCCAGGCGGCGGACTACATCATCGACAATTTGCGCAAGCCGCTGATGAACTACTGGTTCACGCGCGAGGGACACCCGTTCACTACTCCGGTGGGCTCGATTTTCGGCCCCAAGGTGATGGTGATCAATATGTACGCGGGTTCCGGTGGCGACGCCCTGCCCTGGTACTTCCGCCACGAAAAGATCGGACCGCTGGTGGGCACGCGCACCTGGGGCGGGCTGGTCGGGATTTACGATTACCCGCCGCTGATGGATGGCGGCTCGGTCACGGCGCCGCGGGTGGCGTTTTACAACCCGCAAGGCGAGTGGGATGTGGAGAACGCCGGCGTGCCACCCGATTACGAGGTCCCGTTCGATCCCGCGGCATGGCGTCTGGGCCGCGATCCGCAACTGGAGAAGGCGGTGGACCTGGTGCTGGACCAGTTGAAGAAATCGCCGCGCAAATCGGTTGATCACCAGCCCTTTCCCAACTATCACCCGACCAAGGGGACGGCGGCCGGCGGCGTGCGCTGA
- a CDS encoding DUF4386 domain-containing protein, with protein sequence MHPTDKAARVAGLLYPLMGIPAVFSFFYVPRKLIVPGNATATANKILASEMLFRLGIVAWLIAAVFFLLLVMALYRLLSGVNKNHARLMVGLVLVSVAITFANALNNIAALTLFRGADYLSVFDKPQRDALAMFFLRLHGQGLAVNDIFWGLWLFPFGLLVMRSRFLPRILGLLLIVNCFAYVAISVTSLLLPAYGNVVFRASMPALLGELWIMLWLVIKGAKVQSVIAAAR encoded by the coding sequence ATGCACCCAACCGACAAAGCCGCACGAGTCGCAGGATTACTGTATCCGTTAATGGGAATACCCGCTGTGTTTAGCTTCTTCTATGTCCCCCGCAAGCTGATCGTGCCAGGGAACGCGACGGCGACCGCCAACAAAATCCTGGCTTCCGAGATGCTTTTCCGTCTGGGTATCGTCGCTTGGCTGATCGCTGCGGTCTTTTTTCTTTTGCTGGTAATGGCTCTCTACCGCTTGCTCAGCGGAGTGAACAAGAATCATGCCCGGCTGATGGTGGGTCTGGTTCTGGTGTCTGTCGCGATCACGTTTGCGAATGCGCTGAACAACATCGCCGCCCTGACCCTCTTCCGTGGCGCCGATTACCTCTCGGTGTTCGACAAACCCCAGCGGGACGCCCTGGCAATGTTCTTCCTCCGTCTGCATGGCCAGGGACTTGCAGTCAACGATATCTTTTGGGGTCTGTGGCTTTTCCCCTTTGGTCTCCTGGTGATGAGATCGCGCTTCCTTCCCCGCATCCTTGGGCTCCTGCTGATCGTGAACTGTTTTGCCTATGTGGCCATCAGTGTTACGTCGTTACTCCTGCCAGCTTACGGAAATGTTGTTTTCCGAGCCTCGATGCCGGCGCTGTTGGGAGAATTGTGGATCATGTTGTGGCTTGTCATTAAGGGCGCAAAGGTGCAATCAGTCATCGCCGCAGCTCGTTGA
- a CDS encoding DUF1624 domain-containing protein: MPPSAKSRLAYIDWMRGLACVLMFQTHCYDSWLAPPARKTTFFMWSQLGGTLPAPLFLFLAGISFALVTDKLRQRGAARAEIAKTTIRRGAEILGLGLLFRLQAFVLAWPWAPWTDLLRVDVLNTIGVSMMLMGLVCWLAAAGTSAVAMRLRSIAMAALVAIVITLLTPLLWTTWRLRWLPWPLESYICGVHTYSQPQGYLFPIFPWTGFAFAGLAVGFLLLSDWARRREAAVFAILAACGVALIALARTLDHSPRQLYPVYDFWHTSPNFFFIRVGLLLLILSALYVWCRWGAATWGFSPLIQLGQTSLLVYWVHIEFVYGGRLRILPSHANSIPVATLGLLFITVAMLVLSRLRTEWKSRSGLTRQTQAAATAQ, from the coding sequence TTGCCGCCATCCGCAAAATCCCGTCTCGCCTACATCGACTGGATGCGCGGCTTGGCGTGTGTGCTGATGTTTCAGACGCACTGCTACGACTCCTGGCTCGCGCCGCCGGCCCGCAAAACCACGTTTTTCATGTGGTCGCAGTTAGGCGGAACGCTCCCCGCGCCGCTGTTCTTGTTCCTGGCCGGCATCTCGTTCGCGCTGGTTACCGACAAGCTCCGCCAGCGCGGCGCCGCGCGCGCAGAGATCGCCAAAACCACGATTCGCCGCGGCGCAGAAATCCTCGGTCTCGGTTTGCTCTTCCGGCTGCAAGCGTTTGTGCTCGCCTGGCCGTGGGCCCCCTGGACCGACCTCCTGAGGGTCGATGTGCTCAACACCATCGGCGTCTCCATGATGCTGATGGGCCTGGTCTGCTGGCTTGCCGCTGCCGGCACGTCCGCTGTCGCGATGCGCCTGCGCTCGATTGCGATGGCCGCGCTGGTCGCGATCGTAATCACGCTGCTGACGCCTCTGCTCTGGACCACCTGGCGTCTGCGCTGGTTGCCCTGGCCGCTTGAGTCCTACATTTGCGGCGTTCACACCTACTCGCAACCGCAGGGTTACCTTTTCCCGATTTTCCCCTGGACCGGCTTCGCCTTCGCCGGCCTGGCGGTCGGCTTTCTGCTGCTCAGCGACTGGGCGCGCCGCCGCGAAGCCGCCGTATTCGCCATCCTGGCCGCATGCGGAGTGGCTCTGATCGCGCTGGCGCGAACCCTGGACCACAGCCCCCGCCAACTCTACCCCGTGTATGATTTCTGGCACACCAGCCCGAATTTCTTCTTCATCCGTGTCGGCCTGCTGCTGCTGATCCTGTCGGCGCTCTACGTGTGGTGCCGGTGGGGCGCGGCCACCTGGGGATTCAGCCCGCTAATTCAGCTCGGTCAAACGTCGCTGCTGGTCTATTGGGTTCACATCGAATTCGTGTACGGCGGCCGCTTGCGCATTCTGCCCAGCCACGCCAACAGCATTCCTGTTGCGACGTTGGGCTTGCTTTTCATCACCGTGGCCATGCTGGTTCTGTCGCGCCTGCGGACAGAATGGAAATCGCGCAGCGGTCTCACGCGTCAGACCCAAGCCGCCGCCACGGCACAATGA
- a CDS encoding tetratricopeptide repeat protein, whose amino-acid sequence MSVARAGAPDKIGSRPCALWAWSRVRPYGLSLFYPLVNIAQFSAAYVLLPAVALAIAALLYWRWTRELPVLKFAAAWFLLTLLPVIGEFSWVQLHDRHLYLPSFGMALMLAVLLQRAAGWARFRSEHAPAIAALVIAAVLAGISAREARFWDNGLVLCERAVAVAPANPDALSLLADTYDFSGAPDKAAATLQSALQYYPRSAKFNFALAHRYYTLRRYAAARPYLERALAIGGDNDTRSTALYELAMLEQTDGKRDAAEQHLREAIRLAPHIAGCKRALATLLRAPASATASPAAPPADRKP is encoded by the coding sequence GTGAGTGTAGCGCGCGCGGGCGCGCCCGACAAAATCGGGTCACGTCCGTGCGCCCTCTGGGCATGGTCGCGGGTGCGGCCCTACGGACTGAGCCTGTTCTATCCGCTGGTCAACATTGCACAGTTCTCCGCGGCTTACGTTTTGTTGCCTGCCGTGGCGCTGGCCATTGCGGCGCTGCTGTATTGGCGCTGGACGCGGGAGCTTCCGGTACTGAAGTTTGCCGCCGCCTGGTTTCTGCTTACCCTGCTGCCGGTCATCGGTGAATTCAGTTGGGTGCAACTGCACGACCGGCATCTCTACCTGCCATCGTTCGGGATGGCGCTGATGCTGGCCGTGCTGTTGCAGCGTGCGGCGGGGTGGGCGCGTTTCCGCTCGGAGCACGCGCCTGCCATCGCGGCCCTGGTGATTGCGGCGGTGCTGGCGGGCATCAGTGCCCGCGAGGCGCGGTTCTGGGACAACGGCCTCGTCCTCTGTGAACGCGCGGTTGCGGTGGCGCCCGCCAATCCCGACGCGCTCAGTCTGCTGGCCGACACCTATGACTTTTCAGGGGCGCCGGACAAGGCCGCGGCCACCCTGCAGTCCGCGTTGCAGTACTATCCGCGGTCGGCGAAGTTCAACTTCGCCCTGGCGCACCGCTATTACACCTTGCGCCGCTACGCCGCCGCCCGGCCCTACCTGGAACGCGCGCTGGCCATCGGCGGCGACAACGACACCCGATCCACCGCGCTCTACGAACTCGCCATGCTGGAGCAAACAGATGGGAAGCGCGACGCGGCCGAGCAGCACCTGCGCGAAGCCATCCGCCTCGCGCCGCACATCGCCGGCTGCAAACGCGCGCTCGCCACGCTGCTGCGGGCGCCCGCTTCAGCCACTGCATCACCGGCGGCGCCCCCCGCCGACCGCAAGCCGTAA
- a CDS encoding S53 family peptidase — MRRRLTGFFILLLCSLATLLFPALLPAQVHDRIAQPLQVSESQPVRGNVHPFTRTENDQGEVAGSMMLNRMVMTFNPSAAQQADLAAILSEQQNPLSPYYHQWLTPEQFADRFGMSAGDVGKVVDWLQSRGFSVDETARSRSYVAFSGTAAQVAASFGTPIHHYRVNGELHYANVSDPKLPWPLANVVTGIRGLNDFRPKPRGGVGRTSPRPQFTSSISGSHFLAPDDFATIYNLKPLYNSGIDGTGQRIAVMGQTDLIQSDIATFRSVSGLPASAPTVVLVPGSADPGVVNSDIGEADLDVEWSGAVAPKATIVYVNSNNGVFDSLNYAISQNLAPVISISYGDCEPNFSTSDINTLVAWGQQANAQGQTIVGPSGDSGAADCDYPLTATSVVASAIHGLQVDVPAALPYVTGIGGTTFNEGSGTFWSSTNNANNGSALSYIPETAWNDTAFEIAPPQNRSLAATGGGVSKLFTKPSWQTGTGVPNDGQRDVPDISFAASFDHDGYLVCSQGSCVNGFRMANNNLFVVGGTSAGVPTFAGIMALINQKLSAAQGNVNPRLYQLAGTSIDAFHDITTGDNKVPCTPGTTNCPSGTTSIGFSVGVGYDPVTGLGSVNAFNLVNEWSSSTPDFQAGVSPSSLTLTAGTIANVGTSTLTISALNGFTGSVALSCTVPSSLPGTTCTVLPASLTNSGNATVTVTAPTTRTVNLRAPKLFPHFFPWTDGSFAIAMGLMIAGKRQRTSKKTKMAILAVMLIIAIAIMIGCGGGGSSTTTTSSGGTSVTGTGTVTLTAISGSLTHSAAITVTVN, encoded by the coding sequence ATGCGACGCAGATTGACGGGCTTTTTCATTCTCCTGCTTTGCTCACTGGCTACTTTGTTATTTCCGGCATTGCTGCCCGCGCAGGTCCACGACCGCATCGCTCAGCCGCTCCAGGTCAGCGAGAGCCAGCCGGTACGCGGCAACGTTCATCCCTTCACCCGAACCGAAAACGATCAGGGCGAGGTCGCCGGATCCATGATGCTGAACCGCATGGTGATGACGTTCAATCCCAGTGCGGCGCAGCAGGCCGACCTGGCCGCAATCCTCAGCGAGCAGCAGAATCCGCTTTCTCCTTATTACCACCAGTGGCTGACGCCGGAGCAGTTCGCCGACCGCTTCGGGATGAGCGCGGGCGATGTCGGCAAAGTCGTTGACTGGCTGCAGAGCCGGGGATTTTCCGTGGATGAAACCGCGCGCAGCCGCTCCTACGTGGCTTTCAGCGGCACGGCGGCGCAGGTGGCAGCCTCATTCGGCACACCCATCCATCACTACCGGGTGAACGGCGAGTTACATTACGCCAACGTTTCCGACCCGAAGCTGCCGTGGCCGCTGGCCAACGTGGTCACCGGCATTCGCGGCTTGAACGACTTTCGTCCTAAGCCGCGCGGCGGTGTCGGGCGAACTTCGCCGCGGCCGCAGTTCACGTCCAGCATCAGCGGCAGCCATTTCCTTGCTCCCGACGACTTCGCCACCATCTACAACCTGAAGCCGCTTTACAACTCCGGGATTGACGGCACCGGGCAAAGAATCGCCGTCATGGGCCAGACCGACCTGATTCAGTCGGACATTGCGACCTTCCGCAGCGTTTCCGGACTGCCGGCGAGCGCGCCCACCGTGGTCCTGGTGCCGGGTTCGGCCGACCCCGGCGTGGTGAATAGCGATATCGGCGAAGCGGACCTGGATGTGGAGTGGTCGGGAGCGGTCGCGCCCAAGGCCACCATCGTCTACGTCAATTCCAACAACGGCGTATTCGACTCGCTGAATTACGCCATCTCGCAGAACCTGGCGCCGGTGATCAGCATCAGCTACGGCGATTGCGAACCGAATTTCAGCACTTCCGACATCAATACGCTGGTTGCTTGGGGCCAGCAGGCGAATGCGCAGGGACAAACCATCGTGGGACCATCCGGCGACAGCGGCGCCGCCGATTGCGACTACCCGCTCACTGCCACTTCGGTCGTAGCGTCGGCAATCCACGGCCTGCAAGTGGACGTTCCCGCCGCGCTGCCCTACGTCACCGGCATCGGCGGCACCACCTTCAACGAGGGTTCAGGGACATTTTGGAGTTCGACCAACAACGCCAACAACGGCTCGGCTTTGTCCTACATCCCGGAGACGGCGTGGAACGACACCGCTTTTGAAATCGCTCCCCCACAAAACAGATCGCTGGCCGCCACCGGCGGCGGTGTGAGCAAGCTGTTCACTAAGCCAAGCTGGCAAACCGGCACCGGCGTTCCCAACGACGGCCAGCGCGACGTTCCCGACATTTCGTTTGCTGCTTCCTTCGATCACGATGGCTACCTGGTCTGCTCGCAGGGGAGCTGTGTCAATGGCTTTCGCATGGCGAACAACAATCTGTTCGTTGTCGGCGGGACCTCGGCGGGAGTGCCGACATTTGCAGGAATTATGGCGCTCATTAACCAGAAGTTGAGCGCGGCACAAGGCAACGTCAACCCTCGCCTGTATCAGTTAGCGGGCACTTCCATCGACGCATTTCACGATATCACCACCGGCGACAACAAGGTGCCGTGCACCCCGGGAACGACCAATTGCCCTTCGGGGACCACTTCGATCGGATTCAGCGTGGGCGTGGGCTATGACCCGGTCACCGGGTTGGGATCGGTGAATGCGTTCAACCTGGTCAACGAATGGAGCAGCTCGACCCCGGATTTCCAGGCCGGCGTTTCGCCCTCCAGCTTAACGTTGACCGCCGGCACCATCGCCAATGTCGGCACATCAACGTTGACCATTTCCGCGCTGAACGGGTTTACCGGAAGCGTCGCCCTGAGTTGCACCGTGCCCTCATCGCTGCCCGGAACGACATGTACGGTTTTGCCGGCTTCGCTGACCAACTCGGGGAACGCCACCGTCACCGTCACGGCTCCGACTACGCGCACCGTCAACCTGCGCGCGCCAAAATTGTTCCCCCATTTCTTCCCCTGGACTGACGGTTCCTTCGCCATCGCCATGGGATTGATGATTGCCGGCAAGCGGCAGCGCACCTCGAAGAAAACCAAGATGGCAATCCTGGCCGTGATGCTGATCATCGCAATCGCGATCATGATCGGCTGTGGCGGCGGAGGCAGTTCCACCACCACAACCTCGTCCGGCGGCACTTCGGTCACGGGAACCGGCACAGTGACGCTGACTGCGATCAGCGGCTCTCTGACCCACTCGGCGGCCATTACCGTAACCGTTAATTAG